A portion of the Pseudomonas synxantha BG33R genome contains these proteins:
- the bamA gene encoding outer membrane protein assembly factor BamA: MKRLLLTAVLTVLMIAEVHAESFTISDIRVNGLQRVSAGSVFGALPLNVGEQADDRRLVESTRALFKTGFFQDIQLGREGNVLVITVVERPSVASIAIEGNKAISTEDLMKGLKQSGLAEGEIFQRATLEGVRNELQRQYVAQGRYSATVETEVIPQPRNRVGLKVNINEGTVAAIQHINVVGNTKFADDDLIDLFELKTTNWLSFFKNDDKYAREKLSGDLERLRSYYLDRGYINMDIASTQVSITPDKKHVYITVNVNEGEKYKVRDVKLSGDLKVPEDQVKSLLLVQKDQVFSRKLMTTTSELITRRLGNEGYTFANVNGVPTPNDEDHTVDITFVVDPGKRAYVNRINFRGNTKSADEVLRREMRQMEGGWASTYLIDQSKTRLERLGFFKEVNVETPAVPGVDDQVDVNYAVEEQASGSITASVGFAQSAGLILGGSITQNNFLGTGNKVSIGLTRSEYQSRYNFGYVDPYWTADGVSLGYNAFYRTTDYKDLDVDVASYAIDSLGVGANIGYPISETSRLTFGITAQQDEIKTGVYTVDEIFDFTRREGDKFLNFKASAGWSESTLNKGVLATRGHSQSLTAEVTTPGSDLSFFKLDYRGQLFQPLSDNYTMRLHTELGYGDGYGSTDGLPFYENYYAGGFNSVRGFKDSTLGPRGTPSRGVDQTGNVGTRRDDDDDPLPFGGNVLIQGGAEILFPLPFVKDQRSLRTSVFWDVGNVFDSKCEQIKNPSGLKSNTQCNDVSLSNLASSVGVGVTWVTALGPLSFALAMPIKKPDNAETQIFQFSLGQTF, encoded by the coding sequence ATGAAACGTCTGCTGCTAACTGCGGTTCTCACCGTATTGATGATCGCCGAAGTTCACGCCGAGTCCTTCACCATCTCCGATATTCGCGTCAACGGCCTCCAGCGGGTTTCCGCGGGTAGCGTCTTTGGTGCCTTGCCGTTGAACGTCGGGGAACAGGCGGATGATCGTCGCCTGGTGGAATCCACTCGTGCGCTGTTCAAAACCGGGTTCTTTCAAGATATCCAACTGGGTCGCGAAGGCAACGTCCTGGTCATCACGGTCGTCGAACGACCTTCCGTTGCGAGTATCGCGATCGAAGGTAACAAGGCCATCTCCACTGAAGACCTGATGAAGGGCCTGAAGCAATCCGGCCTGGCCGAAGGCGAGATCTTCCAGCGCGCGACCCTTGAGGGTGTGCGTAACGAACTGCAACGCCAGTACGTTGCCCAGGGCCGCTACTCCGCGACCGTGGAAACCGAAGTGATCCCGCAGCCTCGTAACCGTGTGGGCCTCAAGGTCAACATCAACGAAGGTACCGTCGCGGCCATTCAGCACATCAACGTGGTGGGCAACACCAAATTCGCTGATGACGACCTGATCGACCTGTTCGAGCTCAAGACCACCAACTGGCTGTCGTTCTTCAAGAACGATGACAAATACGCCCGTGAAAAACTTTCCGGTGACCTTGAACGCCTGCGCTCCTACTACCTGGACCGTGGCTACATCAACATGGACATCGCTTCGACCCAGGTGTCCATCACCCCGGACAAGAAGCACGTCTATATCACCGTGAACGTCAACGAAGGCGAGAAGTACAAGGTTCGTGACGTCAAGCTCAGCGGCGACCTGAAAGTCCCTGAGGACCAGGTCAAGTCCCTGCTGCTGGTGCAGAAGGATCAGGTGTTCTCGCGCAAGCTGATGACCACTACCTCCGAACTGATCACTCGCCGCCTGGGTAACGAAGGCTATACCTTCGCCAACGTCAACGGCGTGCCGACCCCGAATGATGAAGATCACACGGTAGACATCACCTTCGTCGTCGATCCTGGCAAGCGCGCCTACGTAAACCGCATCAACTTCCGTGGCAACACCAAGTCTGCGGACGAAGTGCTGCGTCGTGAAATGCGTCAGATGGAAGGTGGCTGGGCTTCGACCTACCTGATCGACCAGTCCAAGACCCGTCTTGAGCGTCTGGGCTTCTTCAAGGAAGTCAACGTCGAAACCCCGGCCGTACCGGGTGTGGATGACCAGGTTGACGTGAACTACGCCGTTGAAGAGCAAGCTTCGGGCTCGATCACCGCCAGCGTCGGTTTCGCACAGAGCGCCGGCCTGATCCTGGGTGGCTCGATCACCCAGAACAACTTCCTCGGTACCGGTAACAAGGTGTCCATCGGCCTGACCCGAAGCGAATACCAGAGCCGCTATAACTTCGGTTATGTCGACCCCTACTGGACAGCTGACGGTGTGAGCCTGGGCTACAACGCCTTCTACCGCACCACCGACTACAAAGACCTCGACGTCGACGTTGCAAGCTATGCGATCGACAGCCTGGGTGTGGGCGCAAACATCGGTTACCCGATCAGCGAAACCTCGCGCCTGACCTTCGGCATCACCGCGCAACAGGACGAGATCAAGACCGGTGTATATACCGTGGACGAGATCTTCGACTTCACTCGTCGTGAAGGTGACAAGTTCCTGAACTTCAAGGCATCTGCCGGCTGGTCCGAGTCGACCTTGAACAAAGGTGTACTGGCAACCCGTGGTCACTCTCAAAGCCTGACTGCGGAAGTCACCACACCGGGCAGCGACCTGTCGTTCTTCAAGCTTGACTACCGCGGCCAGTTGTTCCAGCCGTTGAGCGATAACTACACCATGCGCCTGCACACAGAGCTGGGCTATGGCGACGGTTATGGTTCGACCGATGGCTTGCCGTTCTACGAGAACTACTACGCAGGTGGTTTCAACTCGGTGCGTGGCTTCAAGGACAGCACTCTGGGCCCACGTGGTACCCCAAGCCGCGGTGTTGACCAAACCGGTAACGTCGGCACTCGCCGCGATGATGACGATGATCCACTGCCGTTCGGTGGTAACGTGCTGATCCAGGGTGGTGCCGAGATCCTGTTCCCGCTGCCGTTCGTCAAGGACCAGCGTTCCCTGCGGACTTCGGTCTTCTGGGACGTGGGTAACGTGTTCGACTCCAAGTGCGAGCAGATCAAGAACCCAAGCGGTCTGAAGTCCAACACCCAGTGCAACGACGTGAGCCTCAGCAACCTGGCGAGCTCCGTGGGTGTGGGTGTGACCTGGGTGACTGCGCTGGGCCCGTTGAGCTTTGCTCTGGCCATGCCGATCAAGAAACCGGATAACGCTGAAACCCAGATTTTCCAATTCTCCCTCGGCCAGACGTTCTAA
- a CDS encoding OmpH family outer membrane protein produces the protein MRKLTQLVLLATVLVTTPAFAEMKIAVLNYQMALLESDAAKKYAVDAEKKFGPQLTKLKTLESSAKGIQDRLVAGGDKMQQGERERLELEFKQKARDYQFQSKELNEAKAVADREMLKQLKPKLDSAVEEVIKKGAFDLVFERGAVIDVKPQYDITRQVIERMNQLK, from the coding sequence GTGCGTAAGTTGACTCAATTGGTCCTGCTGGCCACTGTGCTGGTAACCACCCCGGCCTTCGCCGAAATGAAAATCGCCGTCCTGAACTATCAGATGGCTCTGCTGGAATCCGACGCGGCCAAGAAGTACGCCGTGGATGCCGAGAAGAAATTCGGTCCGCAACTTACCAAGCTCAAAACCTTGGAAAGCAGCGCCAAGGGCATCCAGGATCGTCTGGTAGCCGGTGGCGACAAGATGCAGCAAGGCGAGCGCGAGCGTCTGGAGCTTGAATTCAAGCAAAAGGCCCGTGACTACCAGTTCCAGTCCAAGGAGCTGAACGAAGCCAAGGCTGTTGCCGACCGTGAAATGCTCAAGCAGCTCAAGCCCAAGCTCGACAGCGCCGTGGAAGAAGTCATCAAGAAGGGTGCTTTCGACCTGGTGTTCGAGCGCGGCGCCGTGATTGACGTCAAGCCTCAATACGACATCACCCGTCAGGTGATCGAGCGCATGAACCAGCTGAAGTAA
- the lpxD gene encoding UDP-3-O-(3-hydroxymyristoyl)glucosamine N-acyltransferase yields MTATIKLGELAEFLGATLRGSPEKEITGLATLQEAGPAQLSFLANPQYRKYLVDCQAAAVLLKAADAEGFIGDALVVADPYLSYAKASHLFDPKPKAAGGIHPSAVIADDAQVDPAASIGAFAVIESGARIGAGVTVGAHCFIGARCEIGANGWLAPRVTLYHDVRIGQRVVIQSGAVIGGEGFGFANAKGVWHKIAQVGGVLIGDDVEIGVNTAVDRGALADTVIGNGVKLDNQIQIAHNVQIGDHTAMAACVGISGSTKIGKHCMLAGGVGLVGHIDICDNVFITGMTMVTHSITEPGAYSSGTAMQPAAEWRKSAARLRKIDDMARRIKQLEKRVGDVTPGGNASSEG; encoded by the coding sequence ATGACCGCGACTATCAAACTCGGCGAGTTGGCCGAGTTCCTGGGAGCCACCTTGCGTGGCTCCCCGGAGAAAGAAATCACTGGGCTAGCCACCTTGCAGGAGGCTGGCCCAGCTCAGTTGAGCTTCCTCGCAAATCCCCAATACCGTAAATACCTGGTTGATTGCCAGGCCGCAGCCGTGTTGCTGAAGGCCGCTGACGCTGAAGGGTTTATCGGGGATGCGCTGGTGGTGGCCGACCCGTACCTGTCGTACGCCAAGGCGTCACACCTGTTCGATCCCAAGCCGAAAGCGGCCGGTGGTATTCACCCATCTGCGGTAATTGCCGATGATGCCCAGGTTGACCCTGCGGCCAGCATCGGTGCGTTTGCAGTGATCGAAAGCGGGGCGCGTATTGGCGCAGGTGTCACCGTGGGCGCCCACTGCTTTATCGGCGCACGCTGTGAAATCGGTGCCAATGGTTGGCTGGCCCCACGTGTAACCCTCTACCACGATGTGCGTATTGGTCAGCGTGTGGTCATTCAGTCCGGCGCTGTTATCGGCGGCGAAGGCTTTGGCTTTGCCAACGCCAAAGGTGTCTGGCACAAGATTGCCCAGGTCGGCGGCGTATTGATCGGCGACGATGTGGAGATCGGTGTAAACACTGCGGTGGATCGCGGGGCTTTGGCCGATACGGTGATCGGTAACGGCGTGAAGCTCGACAACCAGATCCAGATCGCCCACAACGTACAGATTGGCGATCACACCGCCATGGCTGCGTGCGTGGGTATTTCCGGCAGCACCAAAATCGGCAAGCATTGCATGCTCGCCGGCGGCGTCGGGCTGGTGGGGCATATCGATATTTGCGACAACGTCTTTATCACCGGCATGACCATGGTGACTCACTCGATTACCGAGCCGGGGGCCTATTCTTCCGGTACCGCCATGCAACCTGCGGCTGAATGGCGCAAGAGCGCGGCGCGTTTGAGGAAGATCGACGACATGGCACGACGTATCAAACAGCTGGAAAAGCGTGTTGGGGACGTGACCCCTGGCGGTAATGCTTCATCTGAAGGCTGA
- the fabZ gene encoding 3-hydroxyacyl-ACP dehydratase FabZ, which yields MMDINEIREYLPHRYPFLLVDRVVDLNVEEKRIRAYKNVSINEPFFNGHFPAHPIMPGVLIIEAMAQAAGILGFKMLDLKPADGTLYYFVGSDKLRFRNPVTPGDQLILEARFISCKRQIWKFECQASVDGKPVCSAEIICAERKL from the coding sequence ATGATGGACATCAACGAGATTCGCGAATACCTGCCTCACCGTTACCCGTTCCTGCTGGTGGACCGCGTAGTGGACCTCAATGTCGAGGAAAAGCGCATTCGTGCCTACAAGAATGTCAGCATCAACGAACCATTCTTCAACGGTCACTTCCCAGCGCATCCCATCATGCCGGGCGTGTTGATCATCGAAGCGATGGCCCAGGCTGCCGGTATCCTTGGTTTCAAAATGCTCGACCTCAAGCCTGCCGACGGCACGCTTTACTATTTCGTGGGCTCCGACAAGCTGCGTTTTCGCAACCCGGTCACCCCGGGTGACCAGTTGATCCTGGAAGCCAGGTTTATCAGCTGCAAGCGCCAGATCTGGAAGTTCGAATGCCAGGCCTCGGTAGATGGCAAGCCGGTATGCTCTGCCGAGATCATCTGTGCGGAACGCAAACTATGA
- the lpxA gene encoding acyl-ACP--UDP-N-acetylglucosamine O-acyltransferase — MSLIDPRAIIDPSAVLAADVEVGPWSIVGAGVEIGEGTVIGPHVILKGPTRIGKHNRIYQFSSVGEDTPDMKYKGEETRLVIGDHNIIREGVTIHRGTVQDRAETTLGDHNLVMAYAHIGHDSVIGNHCILVNNTALAGHVHVDDWAILSGFTLVHQYCHIGAHSFSGMGTAIGKDVPAFVTVFGNPAEARSMNFEGMRRRGFSEEAIHALRRAYKTVYRQGLTVEQALTELTEPATLFPEVAVFRDSIQASTRGITR; from the coding sequence ATGAGTTTGATTGACCCTCGCGCAATCATCGATCCGTCGGCCGTACTGGCCGCCGACGTTGAGGTCGGCCCTTGGTCGATCGTCGGCGCAGGTGTGGAAATCGGCGAGGGGACTGTCATCGGGCCACACGTGATCCTTAAAGGTCCGACCCGTATTGGCAAACACAATCGTATCTACCAGTTTTCCTCGGTAGGCGAAGACACCCCGGACATGAAGTACAAGGGTGAAGAAACACGCCTGGTAATCGGTGACCACAACATCATCCGTGAAGGCGTCACCATTCACCGCGGCACCGTACAGGATCGCGCTGAAACCACTTTGGGTGATCACAACCTGGTCATGGCCTATGCGCACATCGGCCATGACAGCGTGATCGGCAACCATTGCATCCTGGTCAACAACACTGCGCTGGCAGGCCATGTGCACGTTGACGACTGGGCGATTCTGTCCGGTTTCACCCTGGTGCATCAGTACTGCCATATCGGCGCCCACAGCTTTTCCGGCATGGGTACCGCCATTGGCAAGGATGTCCCTGCATTCGTGACGGTGTTCGGCAACCCTGCCGAGGCTCGCAGCATGAACTTCGAAGGCATGCGCCGTCGCGGATTCAGCGAAGAGGCGATCCACGCTCTGCGCCGTGCCTACAAGACGGTTTACCGTCAGGGGCTGACGGTTGAGCAGGCGCTGACCGAACTGACCGAGCCGGCAACCCTGTTTCCGGAAGTCGCGGTGTTCCGTGACTCGATCCAGGCGTCGACTCGCGGCATCACCCGCTGA
- the lpxB gene encoding lipid-A-disaccharide synthase, translating into MANLRIALVAGEASGDILGAGLMRALKAQHPAVEFIGVGGPLMQAEGLASYFPMERLSVMGLVEVLGRLRELLARRKLLIKTLIEEKPDVFIGIDAPDFTLNIELKLRQAGIKTVHYVSPSVWAWRQKRVLKIREGCDLMLTLLPFEARFYEEKGVPVRFVGHTLADAIPLQADRAAARAELGLPAGPLVALMPGSRGGEVGRLGALFFDAAERLQAQKPGIRFVLPCASPQRRAQIETLLEGRNLPLTLLDGQSHLALAACDAVLIASGTATLEALLYKRPMVVAYRLAPLTFWILKRMVKSPYISLPNLLAQRLLVPELLQDDATPEALAQTLLPLIDGGEEQTRGFDDIHRTLRRDASNQAADAVLTLIGHKQEAL; encoded by the coding sequence ATGGCCAATCTGCGTATTGCGCTGGTGGCCGGTGAAGCGTCCGGCGACATTCTGGGTGCTGGCCTGATGCGAGCCCTCAAGGCCCAGCATCCTGCGGTGGAGTTTATCGGCGTGGGTGGGCCGTTGATGCAGGCCGAAGGGCTTGCCTCCTACTTCCCCATGGAGCGGCTGTCGGTCATGGGGTTGGTGGAGGTGTTGGGGCGCCTGCGTGAGCTGCTCGCTCGCCGCAAGCTCTTGATCAAGACGCTGATCGAAGAAAAACCTGACGTCTTTATCGGCATCGATGCGCCGGACTTCACGCTCAATATCGAACTCAAGTTGCGCCAGGCCGGGATCAAGACCGTGCACTACGTCAGCCCATCCGTGTGGGCGTGGCGCCAGAAGCGTGTGTTGAAAATCCGCGAAGGCTGCGACCTGATGTTGACCTTGCTTCCATTCGAAGCCCGGTTCTACGAGGAGAAGGGCGTGCCGGTGCGGTTTGTCGGCCACACCCTGGCTGACGCCATTCCCTTGCAGGCTGATCGTGCGGCTGCACGCGCCGAGCTGGGCTTGCCCGCTGGCCCGTTGGTAGCGTTGATGCCAGGCAGTCGTGGCGGTGAGGTGGGGCGTTTGGGGGCGTTGTTTTTTGATGCTGCCGAACGTCTTCAGGCGCAAAAGCCGGGAATCCGCTTTGTGCTGCCTTGCGCCAGTCCACAACGTCGTGCACAGATCGAAACCCTGCTGGAAGGCCGCAACCTGCCGTTGACCCTGCTCGATGGCCAGTCCCACCTGGCCCTGGCAGCCTGCGATGCGGTGTTGATCGCCTCGGGCACTGCCACACTTGAGGCCTTGCTGTACAAGCGGCCGATGGTCGTGGCCTATCGCCTGGCGCCACTGACCTTCTGGATCCTCAAGCGCATGGTCAAGAGCCCTTACATTTCCTTGCCCAACCTGCTGGCCCAGCGCCTGCTAGTGCCGGAGTTGTTGCAGGACGATGCAACGCCCGAAGCGCTTGCGCAAACCCTACTACCCTTGATTGACGGCGGCGAAGAGCAGACCCGTGGTTTCGACGACATTCATCGCACGTTGCGTCGTGATGCCTCGAACCAGGCGGCCGACGCCGTGCTGACCTTGATCGGCCATAAACAGGAAGCCTTATGA
- the rnhB gene encoding ribonuclease HII has protein sequence MTTQMGLDFSLVAQAHELVAGVDEVGRGPLCGAVVTAAVILDPNRPILGLNDSKKLTEARREKLYDEICEKALSWHIARAEVEEIDELNILHATMLAMQRAVEGLHITPKMAMIDGNRCPKLAVPSEAVVKGDSKVPAIAAASILAKVSRDREMAAFELIYPGYGIGGHKGYPTPVHLEALARLGPTPIHRRSFAPVRLAYEARESLIVV, from the coding sequence ATGACCACGCAAATGGGCCTGGATTTCAGCCTGGTTGCCCAAGCTCACGAACTGGTGGCCGGTGTTGACGAAGTAGGGCGCGGCCCGCTGTGTGGCGCAGTGGTCACGGCGGCGGTAATCCTTGATCCGAACCGCCCGATCCTGGGCCTCAATGATTCGAAAAAGCTTACCGAGGCCCGTCGCGAAAAGCTCTATGACGAGATCTGCGAGAAGGCCCTGAGTTGGCATATCGCTCGCGCTGAAGTCGAGGAAATCGACGAACTTAATATCCTCCATGCAACCATGTTAGCCATGCAGCGTGCTGTTGAAGGGCTGCATATCACCCCGAAAATGGCGATGATCGATGGCAACCGTTGCCCGAAGCTTGCGGTGCCGTCGGAAGCGGTGGTCAAGGGCGATAGCAAGGTTCCGGCCATTGCCGCTGCCTCGATCCTGGCCAAGGTCAGCCGTGACCGTGAAATGGCTGCGTTCGAATTGATCTACCCCGGCTACGGGATTGGCGGCCATAAAGGCTACCCGACGCCCGTTCATCTGGAAGCCCTGGCTCGGCTGGGCCCGACCCCGATCCATCGCCGCTCGTTTGCCCCGGTACGCCTGGCTTATGAGGCCCGCGAAAGTCTGATCGTGGTTTAG
- the dnaE gene encoding DNA polymerase III subunit alpha produces MPASFVHLRLHTEYSLVDGLVRIKPLVKTLVGMNMPAVAVTDQNNMCSLVKFYKNAMGAGIKPICGADLWLSNKDPDNPLSRISLLAMNGVGYRNLTELISRGFIDGQRNGSIIIEREWVAEASEGLIMLSAAKEGEIGIALLGGNPQEAEVLAREWMQVFPDRFYLEVQRTSRPNDEEHLHAAVALADKLGAPLVATNDVRFIKKEDFEAHETRVCIGEGRALDDPRRSKNYSEEQYLKSADEMAQLFSDLPEALENSVEIAKRCNIEVKLGKHFLPNFPIPDGMTIDEYFRKVSFDGLEERLSVLLPKDTTEDYEAKRQVYVDRLNFELDIIIQMGFPGYFLIVMDFIQWAKNNGVPVGPGRGSGAGSLVAYVQKITDLDPLEYDLLFERFLNPERVSMPDFDVDFCMDGRDRVIEYVAEKYGRNAVSQIITFGSMAAKAVIRDVARVQGKSYGLADRLSKMIPFEVGMTLEKAYEQEEILRDFIKVDEEAAEIWDMARKLEGVVRNVGKHAGGVVIAPTKLTDFSPIYCDEEGDGLVTQFDKDDVEAAGLVKFDFLGLRTLTIIDWALKTINRDRAKVGEEPLDIAFIPLDDKPTYSLLQKAETTAVFQLESRGMKELIKKLKPDCLEDLIALVALFRPGPLQSGMVDDFINRKHGRAELAYPHSDYQYEGLKPVLAPTYGIILYQEQVMQIAQVMAGYTLGGADMLRRAMGKKKPEEMAKQRGGFIEGCATNNIDADLAGNIFDLVEKFAGYGFNKSHSAAYGLVSYQTAWLKAHYPAPFMAAVLSADMHNTDKVVTLIEEVRTMKLRLDAPDVNASEFKFTVNDEGRIIYGLGAIKGVGEGPVEAITEARQDGPFKDLFDFCARVDLKRINKRTLDGLIRSGALDRLGPYFHDEPKAYQANIDRNRAVLLTAMEEAIKAAEQTARTHDSGHADLFGGLFVEEDADVYANHRKAKELTLKERLKGEKDTLGLYLTGHPIDEYEGEIRRFARQRIIDLKPARDTQTVAGMIIALRVMKNKKGDKMGFITLDDRSGRIEASLFADAFHSAQSLLQTDAMVVVEGEVSNDDFSGGLRLRIKRVMSMEDARTNLAESLRLKVKTEALKGDQLRWLGDLLKRHRGACPVTMEYTGSDAKAMLQFGETWRIDPADGLIQALRDQFGRDNVFLQYR; encoded by the coding sequence ATGCCGGCTTCATTCGTTCACCTGCGCCTGCACACTGAATATTCCCTGGTCGACGGCCTGGTACGGATCAAACCGCTGGTCAAAACCCTGGTGGGCATGAATATGCCTGCGGTGGCGGTAACCGATCAGAACAACATGTGTTCCCTGGTCAAGTTCTACAAGAACGCCATGGGCGCCGGCATCAAGCCGATCTGCGGCGCCGACCTGTGGCTGTCCAACAAGGACCCGGATAACCCACTGAGCCGCATCAGCCTGCTGGCGATGAACGGCGTGGGTTATCGCAACCTCACCGAACTGATTTCCCGTGGCTTTATTGATGGCCAGCGCAACGGCTCGATCATCATCGAGCGCGAGTGGGTGGCCGAAGCCAGCGAAGGCCTGATCATGCTCTCGGCGGCTAAAGAGGGCGAGATCGGTATCGCGTTGCTGGGCGGTAATCCCCAGGAAGCCGAGGTGCTGGCACGTGAGTGGATGCAGGTATTCCCGGACCGTTTCTACCTGGAAGTCCAGCGTACCAGCCGCCCCAACGATGAAGAACATCTGCATGCTGCCGTAGCCCTGGCCGATAAGCTGGGTGCGCCGCTGGTGGCGACCAACGATGTGCGGTTTATCAAGAAAGAAGATTTCGAGGCCCATGAAACCCGCGTGTGCATCGGCGAAGGCCGGGCCCTGGATGACCCGCGCCGCTCGAAGAATTACAGTGAAGAGCAATACCTCAAAAGCGCCGATGAAATGGCGCAGCTGTTCAGCGATTTGCCCGAGGCCCTGGAAAACTCCGTCGAGATCGCCAAGCGCTGCAACATTGAAGTGAAGCTGGGCAAGCACTTTTTGCCCAACTTCCCGATACCCGATGGCATGACCATCGACGAATACTTTCGCAAAGTGTCGTTCGATGGCCTGGAAGAACGCCTTAGCGTCCTGCTGCCCAAGGACACCACTGAAGACTACGAAGCCAAGCGTCAGGTGTATGTCGACCGGTTGAATTTCGAGCTGGATATCATCATCCAGATGGGATTCCCCGGCTACTTCCTGATCGTAATGGACTTTATCCAGTGGGCCAAAAACAACGGCGTACCGGTAGGTCCTGGCCGTGGGTCAGGTGCTGGCTCGCTGGTGGCCTATGTACAGAAGATCACCGACCTTGACCCGCTGGAATATGACCTGCTGTTCGAACGGTTCCTGAACCCGGAACGGGTGTCGATGCCCGACTTCGACGTCGACTTCTGCATGGATGGTCGTGACCGTGTGATTGAATACGTGGCCGAGAAATACGGCCGCAACGCGGTAAGTCAGATCATCACCTTCGGTTCCATGGCGGCGAAAGCGGTAATTCGCGACGTGGCGCGGGTGCAGGGCAAGTCCTACGGCCTGGCCGACCGCCTGTCGAAGATGATCCCGTTCGAAGTCGGCATGACCCTGGAAAAAGCCTACGAGCAGGAAGAAATCCTGCGCGACTTTATCAAGGTCGATGAAGAAGCCGCCGAAATCTGGGACATGGCGCGCAAGCTCGAAGGCGTGGTGCGTAACGTCGGTAAACACGCCGGTGGTGTAGTTATTGCCCCGACCAAGCTCACCGACTTTTCGCCGATCTACTGCGATGAAGAAGGCGACGGCCTGGTCACCCAGTTCGACAAGGATGACGTGGAGGCGGCCGGCCTGGTGAAGTTCGACTTCCTCGGCCTGCGTACCCTGACGATCATCGACTGGGCACTCAAGACCATCAACCGCGACCGCGCCAAGGTTGGCGAAGAACCGCTGGATATCGCGTTTATCCCGCTGGACGACAAACCGACCTACAGCCTGCTGCAAAAAGCTGAAACCACGGCGGTGTTCCAGCTTGAATCCCGGGGCATGAAAGAGCTGATCAAAAAGCTCAAGCCCGACTGCCTGGAAGACTTGATCGCACTGGTGGCGCTGTTCCGTCCGGGCCCGCTGCAATCGGGCATGGTGGATGACTTCATCAACCGCAAGCACGGTCGCGCCGAGCTGGCTTACCCGCACTCCGACTATCAATACGAGGGCCTCAAGCCTGTATTGGCGCCGACGTACGGCATCATCCTGTATCAGGAACAGGTGATGCAGATCGCCCAGGTAATGGCCGGCTACACCCTCGGTGGTGCGGACATGCTGCGTCGCGCAATGGGTAAAAAGAAACCCGAGGAAATGGCCAAGCAGCGCGGCGGTTTCATTGAGGGTTGCGCCACCAACAACATCGACGCCGATCTGGCCGGTAACATCTTCGACCTGGTAGAAAAATTCGCCGGTTATGGTTTCAACAAATCCCACTCCGCCGCCTATGGCCTGGTGTCGTACCAGACTGCCTGGCTGAAAGCCCACTACCCGGCGCCGTTCATGGCAGCGGTGCTGTCGGCCGATATGCACAACACCGACAAGGTCGTGACCTTGATCGAGGAAGTGCGCACCATGAAGCTGCGCCTCGATGCGCCGGACGTGAACGCCTCTGAGTTCAAGTTCACGGTGAACGACGAAGGCCGCATCATCTATGGCCTCGGCGCGATCAAGGGCGTGGGCGAAGGTCCGGTGGAGGCCATCACCGAAGCGCGCCAGGATGGGCCATTCAAGGACCTGTTCGACTTCTGCGCGCGTGTTGACCTCAAGCGCATCAACAAGCGTACCCTCGATGGCTTGATCCGCAGCGGCGCGCTCGACCGTCTCGGTCCGTATTTCCATGATGAGCCGAAGGCTTACCAGGCCAATATCGACCGTAACCGTGCGGTGCTGCTTACCGCCATGGAAGAGGCGATCAAGGCTGCCGAACAGACTGCCCGCACCCATGACAGCGGCCACGCCGATCTGTTTGGCGGGCTGTTCGTCGAAGAAGACGCGGATGTCTACGCCAATCATCGCAAGGCCAAGGAGCTGACCCTCAAGGAACGCCTCAAAGGTGAGAAAGACACCTTGGGCCTGTACCTCACCGGCCACCCGATTGACGAGTACGAAGGCGAAATCCGCCGTTTCGCCCGCCAGCGCATCATCGACCTCAAGCCCGCGCGGGATACCCAGACCGTCGCCGGCATGATCATCGCCCTGCGGGTGATGAAAAATAAAAAGGGCGACAAAATGGGCTTCATCACCCTGGATGACCGCTCGGGCCGGATCGAAGCGTCACTGTTTGCCGATGCGTTCCACTCCGCCCAATCGCTTTTACAGACCGATGCCATGGTGGTGGTGGAAGGGGAGGTCAGCAATGATGACTTCTCCGGCGGCCTGCGCCTGCGTATCAAACGGGTGATGAGCATGGAAGATGCGCGCACCAACCTGGCCGAAAGCCTGCGCTTGAAGGTCAAGACCGAAGCGCTCAAGGGCGATCAGCTACGCTGGTTGGGTGACCTGCTCAAGCGCCACCGCGGCGCGTGCCCGGTAACCATGGAGTACACCGGCAGCGACGCCAAGGCCATGTTGCAGTTTGGTGAGACGTGGCGGATTGATCCGGCTGATGGCTTGATTCAAGCTTTGCGTGACCAGTTCGGGCGAGACAACGTCTTCCTCCAATACCGTTGA